Proteins from one Leptonema illini DSM 21528 genomic window:
- the rpoD gene encoding RNA polymerase sigma factor RpoD produces the protein MAIEDLEEIQKIIAIGRANGEITYDQINEYLPEKIINSEKIEDVFTLLNRLGINVVEEYTPNLPSDDYIPGNSRNRDKEAAPRKKKKESSVSASDDPIKLYLREIGKVSLISGDKEVFLAKRIENGEKIIEETILSSTLLRVNYQKLMPKIRSGRLKVSEVIYSDKANYLNSGELKELEKLFFEKMDIISKEEKRLNDGRSKVRKYPEGSKKWREYQDIVEDSQGKIFEAVRRMGVSQKEIQRISQKIKSMVFRIKEIQRHFLSLKAKYQKDVKEIKGYNRFIEKDEDLDRIEKEMGVSIDEVREIIKDIRNNERKLRRMEQDAGCTIQEILQWGEAITKGEREIAQAKRELIKSNLRLVVSIAKKYANRGMQFFDLIQEGNIGLIKAVDKFEYRKGFKFSTYATWWIRQAITRAISDQARTIRVPVHMIEQINKVTRESRMYMQEHGREPTIEELAERLGWPVQRVKAVKSVAKEPISLEVPVGSEEDSELGDFIEDKVVESPLNQTANKLLADQIRSVLNTLPAREQKVLKMRFGLEDGYTHTLEEVGYVFQVTRERIRQIEAKALRRLRHPSRSKKLKDYLDA, from the coding sequence ATGGCCATCGAAGATCTTGAAGAAATACAGAAAATTATCGCAATCGGACGCGCAAACGGCGAGATCACCTACGATCAGATCAACGAGTATCTTCCCGAGAAGATCATCAACTCCGAGAAGATCGAAGACGTATTCACGCTGTTAAACCGCCTCGGCATCAATGTCGTCGAGGAGTACACGCCCAATCTGCCGTCGGACGATTATATTCCCGGCAACAGTCGCAATCGTGATAAAGAGGCCGCTCCTCGCAAGAAGAAGAAGGAGTCGAGCGTATCGGCGTCCGATGATCCGATCAAGTTATATTTGCGCGAGATCGGTAAGGTATCGCTGATCTCGGGCGATAAAGAGGTCTTCCTCGCCAAGCGCATCGAGAACGGCGAGAAGATCATCGAAGAGACCATTCTCAGCTCGACGCTTCTTCGCGTGAACTATCAGAAGCTCATGCCGAAGATCCGCTCCGGACGCCTGAAGGTGTCGGAGGTCATTTATTCCGATAAGGCTAACTATTTAAACAGCGGCGAACTGAAAGAACTCGAGAAGCTCTTCTTCGAGAAGATGGACATCATCTCGAAAGAAGAGAAGCGTCTGAACGACGGCCGCTCGAAGGTGCGCAAGTATCCTGAAGGCTCGAAGAAATGGCGTGAATATCAGGACATCGTCGAGGATTCGCAGGGCAAGATCTTCGAGGCCGTGCGTCGCATGGGCGTATCGCAGAAAGAGATCCAGCGCATCTCGCAGAAGATCAAGTCGATGGTCTTTCGCATTAAAGAGATCCAGCGGCATTTCTTGAGCCTGAAGGCGAAGTATCAGAAAGACGTAAAAGAGATCAAAGGGTATAACCGTTTTATTGAAAAAGACGAAGATCTCGATCGCATCGAGAAAGAGATGGGCGTCTCAATCGACGAGGTGCGCGAGATCATCAAGGATATTCGCAACAACGAACGCAAGCTGCGTCGTATGGAGCAGGATGCCGGATGCACCATTCAAGAGATTCTACAGTGGGGCGAGGCCATCACCAAAGGCGAGCGCGAGATCGCACAGGCGAAGCGCGAGCTCATCAAGTCGAACCTGCGTCTTGTCGTATCGATTGCGAAGAAATATGCGAACCGCGGCATGCAGTTCTTCGACCTGATTCAAGAGGGCAATATCGGCCTGATCAAGGCCGTCGACAAATTCGAATACCGTAAAGGCTTCAAGTTTTCGACGTATGCGACATGGTGGATCCGCCAGGCCATCACAAGAGCCATCTCGGATCAGGCGCGCACGATTCGCGTTCCTGTACACATGATCGAGCAGATCAACAAGGTTACCCGTGAATCGCGCATGTACATGCAGGAGCACGGACGTGAACCGACGATCGAAGAGCTGGCCGAACGCCTTGGCTGGCCGGTGCAGCGCGTCAAGGCCGTGAAAAGCGTCGCCAAAGAACCCATCTCGCTTGAGGTGCCCGTCGGCTCTGAAGAGGATTCCGAACTGGGCGACTTCATCGAAGATAAGGTCGTCGAGTCGCCGCTCAATCAGACGGCGAACAAGCTGCTTGCAGATCAGATCCGCTCGGTACTCAATACGCTGCCCGCCCGCGAGCAGAAGGTGCTCAAGATGCGCTTCGGCCTCGAAGACGGTTATACGCATACACTGGAAGAGGTCGGTTACGTCTTTCAGGTAACGCGGGAACGTATCCGTCAGATCGAAGCGAAGGCACTGCGCCGTCTGCGTCATCCGTCGAGAAGCAAGAAGCTGAAAGACTACTTAGACGCGTAA
- a CDS encoding SCO family protein, which yields MKRILLFLVSSFAFSLLLACEKEPFPLKQLGSPAAFTLTDTEGQPYNYEPTSGTVRLVFFGYTQCPDYCPATMSKLQKVFEKLPFPAEERPEILFISVDPERDTPEVLSRYLEAFKIPATGLTGDRKSLEEIARNFGTFFHIEKKGKDVIVDHSTYLYLIDPEGRIRYLFRSQDSADTIFEGVTALYAEMD from the coding sequence ATGAAACGGATCCTGCTATTTCTCGTATCAAGCTTCGCTTTCAGCCTCTTGCTCGCCTGCGAAAAAGAGCCCTTTCCGTTGAAGCAGCTCGGCTCGCCCGCTGCATTCACGTTAACCGATACAGAGGGACAGCCGTATAACTACGAACCGACGTCGGGAACGGTGCGCCTCGTCTTCTTCGGCTACACGCAGTGCCCGGACTACTGCCCGGCCACCATGTCGAAATTGCAGAAGGTTTTCGAGAAGCTTCCCTTCCCCGCCGAGGAACGCCCCGAGATCCTCTTTATCTCCGTTGATCCGGAACGAGACACGCCCGAAGTACTCTCGCGCTATCTTGAGGCCTTTAAGATCCCCGCCACCGGATTAACAGGCGATCGCAAATCGCTCGAAGAGATCGCCCGCAACTTCGGAACGTTCTTTCACATAGAGAAGAAAGGCAAAGACGTCATCGTCGATCATTCGACGTATCTGTATCTCATCGACCCTGAAGGCAGAATCCGCTATCTCTTTCGAAGCCAGGACAGCGCCGACACGATCTTCGAAGGCGTGACGGCGTTATACGCCGAGATGGACTAA
- a CDS encoding TerB family tellurite resistance protein, whose product MSRENELPGNMSNSISALTAEDLQDMAHYLQMLLQLMIADGHLHPAEQARFKEYAIRHGYAERFIDETMASALTNRHMKRSPHRFHSQATAMQFLKDAVQLARCDGILHDEERAWLEEAAEVNDLDAEDVFLILADTEKD is encoded by the coding sequence ATGAGTCGGGAAAACGAATTGCCAGGCAACATGAGCAATTCCATTTCTGCACTGACGGCCGAAGACCTACAGGATATGGCCCACTATCTGCAGATGCTGCTTCAGCTGATGATTGCCGACGGCCATCTGCATCCGGCAGAACAGGCCCGGTTTAAAGAATACGCCATCCGGCACGGCTATGCCGAGCGCTTCATCGATGAGACGATGGCCTCAGCCCTCACAAACCGGCATATGAAGCGATCCCCTCACCGGTTCCACTCTCAGGCGACGGCCATGCAGTTCCTCAAAGACGCCGTGCAGCTTGCCCGATGTGACGGCATCCTGCATGATGAAGAAAGGGCATGGCTTGAAGAGGCCGCCGAAGTCAACGACCTTGATGCTGAGGACGTCTTTCTGATCCTTGCCGATACAGAAAAGGATTGA
- a CDS encoding IS5-like element ISLil3 family transposase: MSALRIKGKQDPKVPYRVLNWRDYNRGLVKRGDLCLWIEDGIEDRWYSVETPNRRGRRDKYSDAAIECVLVLKSLFGLPLRQTTGLLASLFKLSGLDLEVPDYSRISRRQGRLSPSIKLPKGIRSKPIHLVLDGTGLKVFGEGEWKVREHGAGKRRTWRKLHLAIDAGSGQILTALLTQRDTHDAEPAPDIIRSLVKQGYDIKDFRGDGAYDAHRVFLTCLQHGIKAIIPSREGAILSSEKYENAMDNTWPRDEIVKRIREIGKGGWKTESGYFKRSLVEMAIYRYKRTFGDRLSARNLENQRVEVTLRASMLNKMIKTAKPKSEKRIR, translated from the coding sequence ATGAGCGCATTGCGGATAAAGGGAAAGCAAGATCCAAAGGTTCCCTATCGAGTTCTGAACTGGAGAGATTACAACAGAGGGCTCGTTAAGCGAGGGGATCTCTGTCTCTGGATAGAGGATGGAATTGAGGATCGCTGGTATTCCGTGGAAACACCGAATCGCCGGGGAAGAAGAGATAAATACTCTGATGCTGCTATTGAATGTGTTCTCGTTTTGAAGAGTCTCTTCGGGCTGCCTCTACGGCAAACAACGGGGCTGCTGGCATCGCTTTTCAAGCTCTCCGGATTGGATCTGGAAGTACCGGATTACAGTCGAATCTCACGCAGACAGGGTCGGCTCTCCCCTTCTATCAAATTGCCGAAGGGAATCCGATCAAAACCAATTCATCTTGTACTCGACGGAACGGGGCTCAAGGTTTTCGGCGAAGGCGAATGGAAAGTTCGCGAGCACGGTGCGGGGAAACGAAGGACATGGCGCAAGCTTCATCTTGCCATTGATGCAGGTAGCGGACAGATACTGACTGCGTTACTAACCCAGCGTGATACTCACGATGCGGAGCCCGCACCCGATATCATTCGATCACTCGTAAAGCAAGGCTATGACATAAAGGATTTTCGCGGGGATGGAGCGTACGATGCTCATAGAGTGTTTCTGACATGCTTGCAGCATGGAATCAAAGCCATTATTCCAAGCAGGGAAGGAGCCATTCTATCAAGCGAAAAATACGAGAATGCCATGGATAATACCTGGCCACGCGATGAAATCGTGAAAAGAATTCGGGAAATCGGAAAAGGAGGTTGGAAGACAGAGAGCGGATATTTCAAACGATCACTTGTAGAAATGGCAATCTATCGCTACAAGCGAACGTTCGGTGACCGCCTGAGCGCTCGTAACCTTGAGAATCAGCGAGTAGAGGTCACATTGCGGGCCTCTATGCTTAATAAAATGATCAAGACGGCTAAACCGAAGTCAGAGAAGCGGATCAGGTAA
- a CDS encoding metallophosphoesterase — translation MQIAIVGDIHTCWNDFDTHYFNSSKYDLILVCGDLPGRLHRQTFDIARALSALKKPALMIPGNHDATTVRQNLGEIIKNETLIGTSGMGQFKRVMALERALDPVVLGGYSLHAYGSYDIVVLRPHSIGGPGLAFIPYLRDRFGVTTVEESAEKIQKLIDRTEREIIFFGHNGPTGLGEDRSDIFGCDFRKEMGDFGDEDAELALNYALKKGKRIRAFVAGHMHHHLRGGGDRLWTVERDGIHFINAARVPRIYREAGEPVHHHVRLQLNRTDTIVEEILIKPGQTA, via the coding sequence ATGCAGATCGCCATCGTCGGTGACATTCACACCTGCTGGAACGATTTTGATACGCACTATTTCAATTCATCGAAGTACGATCTTATTCTTGTATGCGGTGACCTTCCTGGCCGGCTGCACAGACAGACCTTCGATATTGCTCGCGCTCTATCGGCGTTAAAAAAGCCGGCGCTGATGATTCCTGGCAACCATGATGCGACAACGGTACGCCAGAACCTCGGCGAGATCATAAAAAACGAAACGCTGATCGGCACATCGGGCATGGGGCAGTTTAAACGCGTCATGGCGCTTGAGAGAGCCCTGGACCCGGTCGTGCTCGGCGGCTACAGCCTGCATGCCTACGGCAGTTACGATATCGTCGTGCTGCGACCGCATTCGATCGGCGGTCCGGGCCTGGCCTTTATCCCCTATCTGCGCGATCGCTTCGGAGTGACGACCGTCGAAGAATCAGCCGAGAAGATCCAGAAGCTCATCGATCGCACCGAGCGTGAAATCATCTTCTTCGGGCATAACGGTCCGACGGGACTGGGCGAGGATCGCAGCGACATCTTCGGCTGTGACTTTCGCAAAGAGATGGGGGACTTCGGCGATGAAGACGCCGAACTCGCCCTCAATTATGCTCTGAAAAAAGGGAAGCGTATTCGCGCCTTTGTCGCCGGTCATATGCATCATCATCTGCGCGGCGGAGGAGATCGCCTCTGGACCGTGGAACGCGACGGAATTCATTTCATCAATGCCGCTCGCGTTCCGAGGATATACAGAGAGGCCGGAGAACCAGTTCATCATCATGTGCGGCTTCAACTGAACAGAACTGATACGATCGTCGAAGAGATACTGATCAAACCGGGACAGACAGCATGA
- a CDS encoding copper chaperone PCu(A)C, whose protein sequence is MRRFPAFLGIVSGILLLFACSPQNILRFEDMHIAYTPSPVLGMYGTIHNGTENALVLESVKSDRFKRIEIHQTTTSEGRMRMERIDTLTIPARSAVELAPGKAHIMLFEATEPVKNGEIIPVTITLSGTTHSLEVLVRGNP, encoded by the coding sequence ATGCGTCGCTTTCCTGCCTTTCTCGGCATCGTATCCGGCATCCTACTGCTTTTTGCCTGCTCGCCGCAGAATATCCTGCGTTTCGAAGATATGCACATCGCCTATACGCCCAGCCCTGTTCTCGGAATGTATGGCACAATCCACAACGGCACCGAGAACGCTCTTGTTCTTGAAAGCGTAAAGTCCGATCGCTTTAAAAGAATCGAGATTCATCAGACGACGACGTCCGAGGGTCGCATGCGCATGGAACGCATCGACACGCTCACGATTCCCGCTCGAAGCGCCGTGGAGCTTGCACCGGGCAAGGCACATATCATGCTCTTTGAAGCGACCGAGCCTGTAAAAAACGGCGAGATCATTCCGGTAACGATCACGCTGAGCGGAACGACTCATTCTCTTGAAGTGCTCGTCAGAGGAAACCCATGA
- a CDS encoding IS5-like element ISLil2 family transposase codes for MARKKAETQTEAKEKTRYRVKNWREYNQALVNRGSLTVWISDDISTTWAAEYRHRGRGHQPVYSDQAIEFMLTLRGLFKFPLRQTTGFVRSLFTMLKLDLQVPDYSQVCRRQAGIKMKPINASKAMKKGVDLVMDSTGLKVYGDGEWMTRKHGPSKRRTWRKLHIGIDVNSGEIVYAELTSNNEDSGDSKEAVKAMRDLISSGVKIKSFRGDGAYDTHAVYNTARINGINVIVPPREHAVTLDEKYSNAERFKISWQRDDTIRAVREKTRAAWKKESDYHKRSLVEMTFFRYKTVFGERMAARNFPNQQAEVLLRSRLLNKLNQLGKPVSVPIKT; via the coding sequence ATGGCCCGGAAAAAAGCTGAAACACAGACCGAAGCAAAAGAGAAAACACGTTATCGTGTAAAGAACTGGCGGGAATATAACCAGGCCCTCGTGAACCGGGGAAGCCTGACCGTATGGATCTCAGATGATATCAGCACGACCTGGGCAGCGGAATACCGTCATAGAGGACGCGGCCATCAGCCTGTTTATTCGGACCAGGCAATTGAGTTCATGCTGACTCTCCGGGGCCTGTTCAAATTCCCTCTTCGCCAGACCACCGGTTTTGTAAGGTCGCTATTCACGATGCTAAAGCTGGATCTGCAAGTGCCCGATTATTCACAGGTTTGCAGAAGACAGGCGGGGATCAAGATGAAGCCGATCAATGCCTCAAAGGCTATGAAAAAAGGCGTGGATCTGGTTATGGATTCGACGGGGCTGAAAGTCTATGGCGACGGTGAATGGATGACCAGAAAGCATGGTCCCTCAAAACGTCGTACGTGGCGAAAACTGCATATCGGAATCGACGTTAATTCCGGCGAGATAGTTTATGCCGAGTTAACAAGCAATAATGAGGATAGCGGCGACAGCAAAGAAGCGGTAAAGGCGATGCGAGATTTGATTTCGTCAGGCGTGAAAATAAAGTCGTTCAGGGGCGACGGAGCCTATGATACTCATGCTGTTTACAATACCGCCCGCATCAACGGAATCAATGTGATCGTTCCACCCCGCGAACATGCAGTGACGCTCGATGAAAAGTATTCAAATGCGGAAAGGTTCAAGATATCCTGGCAGAGGGATGATACTATCAGGGCTGTGAGAGAGAAGACCCGAGCAGCATGGAAGAAGGAAAGCGACTATCATAAGCGATCACTCGTAGAAATGACTTTCTTTCGTTACAAAACAGTATTCGGAGAAAGGATGGCCGCTCGTAATTTCCCAAACCAGCAAGCCGAAGTTCTCTTGAGAAGCCGGTTGTTGAACAAGCTCAATCAGCTCGGCAAGCCCGTTTCTGTTCCGATAAAAACCTGA
- a CDS encoding aquaporin, producing MNECSSRSEGVCLFLAEAVATFALVFAGTGAIIFNDAFGGPGHTGIAIVFGAVVAAMILVFGPVSGAHMNPAVSIAMTLARELSLKRLPLYLTAQAVGGFAASGFLFYVMPEHATLGATTPRVAPHAAFLLELLLTFLLMEAIVQSALLRRSGTAYVAATVGLIVGLQAMFARPAMSARAVKTLSFLSGAQKM from the coding sequence ATGAACGAATGCAGTAGCCGATCCGAAGGCGTATGCCTCTTTCTGGCAGAAGCCGTCGCCACCTTCGCTCTCGTCTTTGCCGGAACAGGCGCCATCATCTTCAATGATGCCTTCGGCGGCCCCGGACACACGGGAATCGCTATCGTATTCGGCGCAGTCGTGGCGGCGATGATACTGGTCTTCGGTCCCGTGTCGGGCGCTCATATGAATCCGGCCGTCAGTATCGCCATGACTCTGGCCAGGGAACTATCGCTGAAGCGACTGCCCCTCTATCTCACGGCTCAGGCCGTGGGTGGCTTTGCAGCAAGCGGCTTTCTGTTCTACGTCATGCCAGAACATGCAACACTCGGAGCGACAACTCCGCGAGTCGCTCCGCATGCGGCCTTTTTACTGGAACTCCTGCTCACGTTCTTACTCATGGAAGCGATCGTTCAATCGGCCCTGCTGCGCAGATCCGGCACCGCCTATGTGGCAGCCACGGTCGGGCTGATCGTCGGATTGCAGGCGATGTTTGCCCGTCCCGCTATGAGCGCAAGAGCAGTGAAAACACTTTCCTTTCTGAGCGGGGCGCAGAAGATGTGA
- a CDS encoding transglutaminase-like domain-containing protein, whose product MFQKDSDDPSLSSTEFFDFESAEMQAFLDRVTPVDAAPLERLKAAYIAVRDGIAYNPYRIPLQREYYRASRICRMKRAYCIPKSLLFAACARALGFRSWIGLADVVNHLSSQRFIEYLGTNVFAYHGYAVVEVNGRRLKATPVFDAKLCAKFGVAPLDFDGENDALFQQYDGKGHRFMEYIRERGEFDEFPFEEVMRGLAEMYPHLIGNQVDGDFMNEAPAH is encoded by the coding sequence ATGTTTCAGAAGGATAGCGACGACCCATCCCTCTCATCAACGGAGTTCTTCGATTTTGAATCTGCTGAAATGCAGGCCTTTCTCGATCGAGTGACGCCCGTCGATGCCGCCCCCCTTGAGCGCTTGAAGGCCGCTTATATCGCCGTGCGAGACGGCATCGCCTATAATCCCTATCGCATTCCGTTACAGCGCGAATACTATCGCGCCTCGCGTATCTGTCGTATGAAGCGGGCCTACTGTATACCGAAGTCTCTTCTTTTTGCCGCCTGCGCGCGAGCGCTTGGCTTTCGCTCCTGGATAGGTCTCGCCGACGTCGTCAATCATCTCTCTTCACAGAGATTTATCGAGTATCTCGGCACGAACGTCTTCGCCTACCACGGCTATGCCGTCGTCGAGGTGAACGGAAGACGTTTGAAGGCGACCCCGGTTTTTGATGCGAAGCTCTGTGCAAAGTTCGGAGTCGCTCCGCTTGATTTTGACGGCGAGAACGATGCCCTGTTTCAACAGTATGACGGTAAAGGCCACCGATTCATGGAGTATATTCGAGAGCGAGGCGAGTTCGACGAATTCCCGTTTGAAGAGGTGATGCGAGGGTTAGCTGAAATGTATCCGCATCTTATTGGAAACCAGGTCGACGGCGATTTCATGAACGAGGCGCCGGCTCATTGA
- a CDS encoding cobalamin synthesis protein P47K: MKPQLALIGGLLGSGKTTLLRSFAAHLNKQGRRVALITNDQTGGLVDTIFLEKAGLSVEEVVGACFCCDFDGLTQAILNSLAHCPDVILAEPVGSCTDLQATVVAPLKDLLADSVSILPLTVLVDPHRINEMNALLPDDAAGEAVKYLFTKQLEEADLIALTKIDTLDDALREDAIRQLTVQAPVVALSAVTEEGIVQWWDALQRLRPGDARLKEIDYAVYAEAEAAMGWLNMKLSVSPETAPDLALAGFLKGVVNDIETRRGHTGNFKCVLVGDNGYLRGGLLRSTESPSIEGRLSLRSGNEKAEFTVNLRATLAATELKETVLRHLTDWNAEVLSVDALHPAPPRPTHRYAPHGS; this comes from the coding sequence ATGAAGCCACAACTCGCCCTGATCGGCGGCCTGCTCGGATCTGGCAAAACAACCTTACTGCGATCCTTTGCCGCGCATCTCAATAAACAGGGGCGGCGCGTGGCGCTCATCACCAACGACCAGACCGGCGGACTCGTCGATACGATCTTCCTCGAAAAGGCAGGGTTATCCGTCGAAGAGGTCGTCGGCGCCTGTTTCTGCTGCGATTTTGACGGACTGACCCAGGCCATCCTGAACTCGCTGGCTCACTGCCCCGACGTGATTCTTGCCGAGCCCGTCGGCAGCTGCACCGATCTGCAAGCCACCGTCGTCGCTCCTCTGAAAGATCTGCTGGCCGATAGCGTTTCCATTCTGCCTCTTACCGTACTCGTCGATCCGCATCGCATCAATGAGATGAACGCCCTCTTGCCCGATGATGCAGCCGGTGAGGCCGTTAAATATCTGTTTACAAAACAGCTCGAAGAGGCCGACCTGATCGCTCTCACCAAGATCGACACGCTCGACGATGCCCTTCGCGAAGATGCCATCCGACAGCTCACCGTCCAGGCGCCCGTCGTCGCCCTCAGCGCCGTAACCGAAGAAGGCATCGTGCAGTGGTGGGATGCGCTTCAGCGACTGCGGCCCGGCGATGCCCGTCTGAAAGAGATCGACTACGCCGTCTATGCAGAGGCAGAGGCGGCGATGGGATGGCTGAACATGAAGCTATCCGTCAGCCCCGAAACGGCGCCCGATCTTGCCCTGGCCGGATTTCTCAAAGGCGTGGTTAACGACATTGAAACGCGTCGCGGGCATACGGGCAATTTCAAGTGCGTGCTTGTCGGCGACAACGGCTATCTCAGAGGTGGCCTGTTGCGCTCGACTGAGAGTCCGTCTATTGAGGGCCGTCTTTCACTGCGATCAGGGAATGAGAAGGCCGAATTCACGGTCAACCTTCGCGCAACCCTCGCCGCCACCGAGTTGAAAGAGACGGTGCTGCGGCATCTCACGGACTGGAATGCCGAAGTGCTATCGGTCGATGCGCTGCATCCGGCGCCTCCGCGACCCACGCACAGATACGCTCCCCACGGTAGTTAA
- a CDS encoding riboflavin synthase codes for MFTGIIENTGIVESISQSGTNRIFHIKSAIASELNVGESVAHNGVCLTVEPEEGLKEAYRVTAIAETLEKTAIGSLLVGSKINLERALRADGRLDGHFVQGHVDAVGEVDAVLPRDGSTEYWIRYPERHASLLVPQGSICVNGISLTVSGLRENLFAVNIIPHTASITDAGTWQKGTQVNLEFDILGKYILRFLEKRESIR; via the coding sequence ATGTTCACCGGCATCATAGAGAACACCGGCATCGTCGAAAGCATCAGCCAGTCGGGTACCAATCGCATCTTCCACATTAAAAGCGCGATCGCCTCAGAGCTGAACGTTGGTGAAAGCGTCGCCCATAACGGCGTCTGCCTGACCGTGGAGCCCGAAGAAGGCCTTAAAGAGGCCTACAGGGTGACGGCCATAGCCGAAACGCTTGAGAAAACGGCCATCGGCTCCCTCCTCGTCGGGTCAAAGATCAACCTCGAACGAGCGCTGCGAGCGGACGGCCGCCTTGACGGCCATTTTGTGCAGGGCCATGTCGATGCCGTAGGTGAAGTCGATGCCGTGCTACCGCGTGATGGCAGCACCGAATACTGGATTCGTTATCCAGAGAGACATGCTTCTCTGCTCGTACCTCAGGGAAGCATCTGTGTGAACGGCATCAGCCTGACCGTATCGGGCCTTCGCGAGAATCTGTTCGCCGTTAACATCATTCCGCATACGGCGTCGATCACCGATGCAGGTACATGGCAGAAAGGAACTCAGGTGAATCTTGAATTCGACATCCTGGGCAAGTACATCCTTCGATTCCTTGAGAAGAGAGAATCGATCAGATGA